Below is a window of Musa acuminata AAA Group cultivar baxijiao chromosome BXJ3-11, Cavendish_Baxijiao_AAA, whole genome shotgun sequence DNA.
ACTGAAGCGGAGCACCTCTGCTTATGGCCCTGATATCCCCCATCTCAGACTCTTCGTGAAGTAAGAACACATGTTCTTTCTCTCTGTGcgtgtatatgtgtgtatgtttTAGCTCATCATGGTTGATCATCTCTAGGCATGAAACCAAGGATCGACTGAGGGTCCACATAACTGATGCAGAGGAAGGAAGATGGGAAGTCCCCTACAACCTGCTCCCAAGAGAACATCCCCCGCCATCGGGGAGCAAAGCCTCCACAACTCCCTTCACGGCGTCGGAATACGCAGGGGATGAGCTCATCTTCAGCTACACGTCCGATCCATTCACGTTTGTGGTGAAGAGGAAGGCCAATGGGCAGACGCTGTTCGATTCGAGTTGTGGCACCATAGTCTTCAAGGATCAATACCTCGAGATCTCCACTCACCTGCCCAAGACTGCTTCCCTGTATGGGCTTGGCGAGAACACGCAACCTGGTGGGATACGTTTGCGCCCGAGCGATCCCTACACCCTTTACACGACCGATATCTCGGCTATCAATCTAAATTCTGATCTCTACGGGTCTCACCCTGTTTACATGGACTTGAGGAACGAGGGAGGCGAGGCCGCTGCTCATGCTGTGCTGTTGCTCAACAGCAATGGCATGGATGTGCTGTACACAGGCACAGAGCTCACATACAAGGTCATCGGAGGAGTGCTCGATTTTTACTTCTTTGCCGGGCCTTCGCCGATGGCGGTGGTGGATCAGTACACTGCTCTCATCGGTCGCCCTGCTCCCATGCCGTACTGGGCGCTAGGTAGATCATCCAACTGTTCTCATTCCTCTGTTCTGGAGTTTGTTTTGACGCTATTTAGCTAGATTTAGCTGCTTCAACTCACGTCGCACAAAGAACTTGATTTGTGTCCTCCCTCTATTCTGCTTACTACTCATTGTTTTGACAGGATTCCACCAATGCAGATGGGGCTACAAAAACCTCTCGGTGGTGGAAGGGGTGGTGGAGGGCTACAAGAAGGCTCGGATACCTCTTGATGTGATCTGGAACGATGACGATCACATGGATGCAGCCAAGGACTTCACTCTCGACCCTGTCAACTACCCGCGGCCGAAGCTGCTCGACTTCCTCAGCAGAATCCATTCGCAAGGCATGAAGTACATCGTGCTCATCGATCCCGGAATAGCCGTTAACTCCAGCTACGGTGTCTACCAGAGGGGAATGGCCAAGGACGTCTTCATCAAGTACGAGGGCAAGCCTTACCTGGCTCAGGTGTGGCCTGGGCCTGTCTACTTCCCGGACTACCTCAACCCCAACGGGGTCGCGTGGTGGGTCGATGAGATTGCCAGGTTCCACGAACTGGTGCCCGTCGATGGCCTCTGGATCGACATGAACGAGGCTTCAAACTTCTGCACAGGGAAGTGCGAGCTCCCAGCCAACCATTCGTGCCCGGTGCCGGGTTCCAAAACACCATGGATTTGTTGTCTGGATTGCAAGAACATCACCAACACCAGATGGGACGAGCCGCCCTACAAGATCAACGCATCAGGATCGCAGGCTCCGTTGGGTTCCAAGACGATAGCCACGAGCGCGACGCATTACGGTGGAATCCTGGAGTACAATGCACACAGCTTGTATGGCTTCTCCCAGGCCATTGCTACTCACGAGGCCCTCCAGGGACTCCAGGGGAAGCGTCCCTTCATTCTCTCCCGCTCCACTTTTGTGGGATCGGGAGCGTATGCTGCGCATTGGACGGGCGACAACAAGGGCAACTGGGTCAACCTCCGCTACTCGATATCCACCGTGCTGAACTTTGGGCTCTTCGGCATGCCCATGGTCGGCTCCGACATCTGCGGCTTCTACCCAGCACCCACGGAGGAGCTCTGCAACCGCTGGATCCAGCTCGGTGCGTTCTATCCCTTCTCAAGAGACCACGCCAACTTTGCTTCGCCGAGACAAGAGCTTTACGTGTGGGACTCGGTCGCCAAATCTGCAAGAAATGCTTTGAGCATGCGGTACAAGCTGCTCCCCTATCTGTATACGTTGAACTACGAAGCTCACGCCAGTGGCGCGCCAATGGCGAGGCCTGTATTCTTCTCGTTCCCCAACTTCACAGCAAGCTACGGCCTCAGCACTCAGTTCTTGCTAGGGAGCAGCGTCATGGTGTCGCCGGTCCTGAACAAGGCCAAGACGAAAGTGAAAGCGATGTTCCCCCCTGGCACCTGGTATAACCTGTTCGACATGACCAAGGCCGTCATTTCCAAGGACGAGCGCTACATAACTCTCGATGCACCGCTGAACGAGATCAACGTGCATGTGTACCAGAACACCATCCTCCCGATGCAGAGAGGAGGGATGATCTCCAAGGAGGCGAGAGCGACACCGTTTACGCTTATCGTGTCCTTCCCCTTTGGAGCCGCCGAAGGAGATGCCAGAGGGAGCGTGTACGTGGACGACGACGAGCGCCCGGAGATGAAGCTCGTGGACGGGGAGGCTTCCTACATCGAGTTCTATGCCAGCCTTCGTGAGAAGACGACGGTCACGGTGTGGTCTCAAGTGGAGTTGGGGAGCTTCAGTCTGCAGAAGGGTTTGCTGATCGAGAAGGTGCGCGTGCTGGGGCTGCAGGGAAGCGGACAGGCGCTGGTGATCGAGGTGGATGGCGAACCCTCGGCGGATGCTTACTTTGCCGAGACTTGTCCGATGCATCAAGAGAAGGTGGAGGGAGGGAACAGCAGGAGTAGCACGGTGGTGGAGGTTGCAGGACTGTCGTTGCCTCTGGGGAAGAAGTTCTCCATGACTTGGAAGATGGGGATCAATGAATGATTCAGTCTCCTGCTGCTTTgccgtgtttcttcttttccctGTGATGTTGAAAGAGGTGTGATCACCTGGATAGCCAAACCAAATCTTGCTTTGCTCCTGAGGGATATAAATCCAGATTTGATGAAAGAAGGATTGTTTTCACTTATTTGCAATCATTTTGCTGCTGTTGCCCAACACCAAGTAGATGATGGATCAATT
It encodes the following:
- the LOC135652780 gene encoding alpha-xylosidase 1-like codes for the protein MERLSHAPGDGDTGRLKSHCISLPLFIYSFNAPCSSYNNYEALLLSSCGLCAHFTPFPIHRCLEKFLRGAKRMPSSSTSPLHLALCCVTLLSLHFCAAVPTTKVGFGYRLVSIEENRNGGGLIGHLQLKRSTSAYGPDIPHLRLFVKHETKDRLRVHITDAEEGRWEVPYNLLPREHPPPSGSKASTTPFTASEYAGDELIFSYTSDPFTFVVKRKANGQTLFDSSCGTIVFKDQYLEISTHLPKTASLYGLGENTQPGGIRLRPSDPYTLYTTDISAINLNSDLYGSHPVYMDLRNEGGEAAAHAVLLLNSNGMDVLYTGTELTYKVIGGVLDFYFFAGPSPMAVVDQYTALIGRPAPMPYWALGFHQCRWGYKNLSVVEGVVEGYKKARIPLDVIWNDDDHMDAAKDFTLDPVNYPRPKLLDFLSRIHSQGMKYIVLIDPGIAVNSSYGVYQRGMAKDVFIKYEGKPYLAQVWPGPVYFPDYLNPNGVAWWVDEIARFHELVPVDGLWIDMNEASNFCTGKCELPANHSCPVPGSKTPWICCLDCKNITNTRWDEPPYKINASGSQAPLGSKTIATSATHYGGILEYNAHSLYGFSQAIATHEALQGLQGKRPFILSRSTFVGSGAYAAHWTGDNKGNWVNLRYSISTVLNFGLFGMPMVGSDICGFYPAPTEELCNRWIQLGAFYPFSRDHANFASPRQELYVWDSVAKSARNALSMRYKLLPYLYTLNYEAHASGAPMARPVFFSFPNFTASYGLSTQFLLGSSVMVSPVLNKAKTKVKAMFPPGTWYNLFDMTKAVISKDERYITLDAPLNEINVHVYQNTILPMQRGGMISKEARATPFTLIVSFPFGAAEGDARGSVYVDDDERPEMKLVDGEASYIEFYASLREKTTVTVWSQVELGSFSLQKGLLIEKVRVLGLQGSGQALVIEVDGEPSADAYFAETCPMHQEKVEGGNSRSSTVVEVAGLSLPLGKKFSMTWKMGINE